From the Paenibacillus tianjinensis genome, the window AACGGGCTATTGCTCTAAATAAAGGTAAAGCTCGAAGAAAAACAAGGGAAACGGCCACTTTATCCGGGCTAAGTCCAAGATTGTAAAGGTCTATTTCTCACCATGCCTCGCAGTGGCCAGGCGGTAGGATGTCGGGGATTGGCTGCAGAAACGCTTGAACTGGCGCGAGAAGTACAGCGCATCGGTCAGCCCGACAGAAGCGGCAACCTGTTCGACTGACAGCTCCGGACGCTCGCGCAGCAGCTGGCGTGACTTCTCAATGCGCAGCTTGAGCAGGTAGGTTACAGGCGACAGACCGGTCTCCTGCTTGAAAATCCGCGACAGGTAGGCTCGGTTATAGCCCAGGCTGCCGCACATTTGCTCAATGGACACCGGATGGGCATACTGGGAGGCCATGTAGTGGATCATTTGCTTTACGGTGCGTTTGACCTGCGATTCCGCCCCCGCCAGCCGCGAGGAGGAGAGGTGGCGTTCAGCAGCTTCCCCGATAATCAGATACAGATAACCGAGTGAAGTGAGATGGGCGCTCTCCTTATTGGCATAGAAGGATTGCATCATCCCGGTTACAGCTCCGGGGATCACCGTGCCTTCTGCGGTGGTGAGCACCGGCTGCTGCGGCGAAAAGCCGGCCTGCAGCACAAGCTCATCCGCATCTGCTCCGGTAAATGCCGCCCAGCGGTAACACCAGGGCTGCTGCTGATCCGAGACGTAGCTGACGAGCTGGCCCGGGTGGATCAGGAAGCAGTCTCCCGGACCCAGCGCGTATTTGCGGTGCTCGGTAGTAAAGTGGCCGAAGCCGGATTCGATGAAATGGAGCAGATAATAATCGTAGATCTTCGGACCGGCCTGGTGTACCGGCAGGGTCTGGCTTTCGCCGGCAAACAGGACATGCAGATTCTGTTTATCATAGTAAACGGGGTTTGAGCCTACGGAATAAGTATGTTCCACACTGACAGATCCTTTCCTTAAGTTAACGCTATCAATGCCCTGTATGCGGGCGGAGGGGGAGAATGCTGCTTATCCGGCCTTTACAAAGTATAACGCGCTAAGTCACATTTATCCATACATTACACACATGATTGCATTATCAGGGCAAGTCTGATTTTATTATAATGTAAGCATAAAGAACGCATTAATATTCCAGCAAGCCAAGTGAAAACAGCGAAAGGATGGAGTGGCATTAATGAGCATACAGGAACTTAACAGCAAATTTATTGAGAAGTACGGCGAAAGCACCGAGGAGGCGCGGGTATTTTATGCTCCGGGACGTGTAAATCTTATCGGAGAGCATCTGGATTACAACGGCGGTTACGTGTTCCCGGCAGCACTGGACTTCGGCACCACCCTGATCGTGCGTCCGCGTACCGACGGTAAGGTTCGGTTCGCTTCCACGAACTTCCCTTATGAAGCTACTATCGACTACAGTGAAATCGGCAAAGCCAAAACCGGGGAATGGGTGGATTATCCAGTCGGTGTTCTGGTTGAGCTGGCGAAGAAAGATCTTCCGCTCACCGGCGGCTACGATCTGCTGTTCCACGGCGATATTCCGAACGGGTCCGGCCTTTCCTCCTCGGCTTCCATCGAAGTCGTGACCGGCTATGCCTTCCTGTCGCTGCTGGGCGGAGATACGGATACTGTAGAGATTGCCCTGTTGTCCCAGCGCGCAGAGAATCAATACGTGGGTGTCAACTCGGGGATCATGGATCAGTTCGCAGTAGCCAACGGCAAACGCGACCACGCCATTCTCCTGATGTGCGACACGCTGGAATACAGCCTGGTACCATTTGCAACCGGCGCCTATAAGCTGGTAATCGGCAATACGAACAAGAAGAGAGGACTTGTGGATTCCAAGTACAACGAGCGCCGCAGCCAATGCGATGAAGCGCTGGCCATCCTCAAGCAGGAAGTACCTTCCCTGTCCTATCTGGCAGAGCTTAAACCTGAGCAATTCGAGCTCCATCAGGATAAAATTGCTGACGAGACCGTCAGACGCCGTGCCCGCCATGTTGTGGAAGAGAACCAGCGTGTGCTTGACTCTGTGGAGGTGCTGAAGAACAACGACCTGAAGCAGTTCGGCCTGTTCATGAATGACTCCCACATTTCGCTCCGCGATCTGTATGAAGTGAGCTGCGAGGAGCTGGATGTTATGGTTGAAGAAGCACAGCGTATTCCCGGCACCCTCGGTTCCCGGATGACCGGAGCAGGGTTTGGCGGATGTACAGTCTCGCTGGTTCATGAAGATGATGTGGAACGCTTTATCCGTGAAGTAGGCGAAGCTTATACAGCAAGAACCGGTCTTACCGGCGAATTCTATGTATGCGGCATCGGCAACGGTGTAGAAGAACTAGAAGGAGTGAAATAAGATGGCGATTCTAGTAACAGGCGGAGCAGGGTATATCGGATCTCATACAGTGGCGGAGCTGCTGGACCGGGGTGAGGAAGTTGTTGTTATCGACAATCTGCTGACAGGGCACCGTGAGGCGCTGCTGGGCGGCAAGCTGTATGAGGGCGATCTGCGCGATAAGGAGCTGCTGGCGAAGCTGTTCTCCGAGAACAAGATTGAAGCGGTAATTCATTTTGCCGCCAGCTCGCTGGTCGGTGAGAGCATGAAGGACCCGGTTAAATACTACGATAACAATGTGTACGGCACCCAATGTCTGCTGGAAGCCATGCAGCATGCCGGTGTGGACAAAATCGTCTTCTCCTCGACGGCGGCGACCTACGGCGAACCGGAAAAGGTGCCTATTGAGGAAAGCGACCGCACAGAGCCGGCGAATGTATACGGTGAAACCAAGCTGACCATGGAGCGCATGATGGCCTGGTTCGACAAAGTACTAGGCATCAAATATGTCGCACTCCGCTACTTTAACGCTGCTGGCGCACATAGCAGCGGCAAAATCGGCGAAGACCACCGTCCGGAGAGCCATCTGGTTCCGCTGGTACTGCAAACAGCACTTGGCCAGCGCGAGAGTATTGCTGTCTTCGGAGATGACTATCCGACGGAGGACGGAACCTGTGTACGCGACTACATCCATGTCAGCGACCTGGCTGATGCCCATATCCGCGCGGTAACCTATCTGCGCAGCGGCAGCGCCAGCAATATTTTCAACCTTGGTAACGGTCTAGGCTTCTCGGTGAAGCAAGTGATTGAAGCTGCCAAGAAGGTAACAGGCCGGGATATTCCAGTTGTTGTCCAGGAGCGCCGCGCCGGTGACCCGGCGGTGCTGGTAGCTTCCTCGGCTAAAGCGCGTTCGGTACTCGGCTGGAATCCGCAGCGTGCAGACATCGAAGATATCATTCAGAGCGCCTGGAACTGGCATTCTGCGAACCCGCAGGGTTACGGAGAATAATACACAGATTACGCTAGACCACATGAAGGAGAATTAACATGCCTAACGTTAACCATGCCGCTCCCGCCGGACAGCAGGCCTTGTATGCGATCGAACAGCTTGTCCTGTTCGCTTCGCACCACCAGCTGATCCAGCCGGCGGATGTCGATTACAGCCGCAATGAATTGCTCGACCAGTTCGGATTCAGCGAGCCTTATGCTCTGGAGTTCAACGAAGCTCCGCTGACCAGCCCGCAGGCTCCACTTGATGTGCTGATTGATTACGGCTTCGAAACCGGGATTATTCCGGAGAACACCGATACGTACCGCGATCTGCTGGATGCCAAAATCATGGGACTGCTGATGGCTCGGCCTTCGGAGGTGAACGCCGAGTTCTACAGGCTTACTGCCGAGCAGGGCATAACTGCGGCTACAGACCGCTTCTATAAGCTGAGCATCGATTCCAACTATATTCGGATGGACCGTGTCGCTAAGAATGTCTACTGGCTGCAGGATTCGCCGTACGGTGACATTGAGATGACGATCAATCTGTCTAAGCCGGAGAAAAGTCCAAAGGAAATCGCCATGGCCCGGCTGCTGCCGCCGCCGGTCTATCCGAAATGCCAGCTCTGCCGCGAGAATGTCGGTTATGCCGGCCGGGTTAATCACCCGCCGCGTCAGAACCTGCGCATTATTCCGATGGAGCTGAACAACGAGAAATGGTTCTTCCAGTATTCACCGTATGTGTACTATAACGAGCATTGCATCGTCTTCCATCATGATCATGTGCCGATGAAGCTGACCAAGGATACGCTGAAACGGCTGCTCTCCTTTGTAGAGTCTTTCCCGCATTATTTCATCGGATCCAACGCGGATCTGCCTATAGTAGGCGGGTCGATCCTGACCCACGATCATTTCCAGGGCGGACGGCATACCTTCCCGATCCAGAAAGCGCCGAAGGAGGACAGCTTCACTCACGCCTCTTATCCTGGGGTAAGCCTAAGCATCGTCAAATGGCCGATGTCGGTACTGCGTCTGCATGGGGAAGACCCGACAGTGCTTCTGGAATGCGGAAATGCACTGTATGAAGCCTGGCAGGGCTACAGTGACCGGGAAGCTGATGTGCTGGCGTTCAGTGACGTAGAAGGAGTGCAGACTCCGCATAATACGGTTACTCCTATTGTGCGCCGTGCAGAGGATGGAGGCTTCGAGATGGATCTGGTGCTGCGCAACAACCGGACCAGCGAGGAGTATCCTGAAGGGATCTTCCACCCGCACCGGGAGATGCACCATATCAAGAAGGAGAACATCGGCCTGATTGAGGTAATGGGGCTGGCGATTCTGCCGGGACGCCTGAAGGAAGAGCTTGATGCGGTTGCCGGGATTCTTGCCGGAGATCAGGCGCTGCAGCGGGCAGTGAAGAATGAAGAAGGCCACGCACTGGCACTGCATGCCTCCTGGATCGATGAGCTTGTGGAACGCTTCGGCACGGGACTTGACCGTGAGGAAGCGGTTAAGGTTGTACAGAATGAGGTGGGCATCAAGTTCACGCATATTCTGGAGCATGCCGGAGTATACAAACGGACACCGGAAGGACAGGCAGCCTTCCGCCGGTTCGTCCAAAGCTTCGGTGCAGTATAAATAAGAAGTACAAACTACTGATGGAATGTCCCGGCCCTTGCGGCTCGGGGCATTTCTTATATGCCAGAGGAAGATTGCTGCCCCGATTTGTATGCGGCCCGCCGGAGGTCTATAATATACTATTGCATCCTATTATCTAAACTACGGAGGTACACATATGCGTAAATTTGATTTTTATAACCCTACCAAGCTGATATTTGGACAAGGAACCTTGCAGGCGCTGCAAACGGAAGTGCCGAAATACGGTAAAAATGTACTGCTGATGTACGGGGGCGGCAGCATCAAACGCAGCGGTCTCTATGATAATGTGCTTGCAGAGCTGAAGGCAATCGGAGCGGTCGTTACAGAATTGGCCGGAGTTGAACCGAATCCGCGCTTGTCCACTGTACATAAAGGCGTGGAACTGTGCCGTGAGCACAATATTGAGCTGATTCTTGCTGTCGGAGGCGGAAGCGTGCTGGACTGCGCCAAAGCTGTAGCAGTAGGAGCGAAATATGAAGGCGACATGTGGGACTTTGTAGAACGTAAGGCCGCTCCGCAGGGCGCACTGCCGCTGGGCACGGTGCTGACAATGGCAGCGACGGGTTCGGAAATGAACAACGGTTCAGTAATCACAAATGAAGTCACCAAGGAGAAAATGGGCTGGGGCAGTGTACATGCTTACCCGGCATTCTCTATTCTTGATCCCGAGAATACCTTCTCTCTGCCGCGTGACCAAACCGTCTATGGCATGGTGGACATCATGTCCCATACGCTGGAGCATTATTTCCACACCGACGGCAATACGCCGCTGCAGGACGGCTTCTGTGAGACGCTGCTGCGCACCGTCATTGAAACGGCTCCGAAGCTGATCGAGGATCTGAACAATTATGAGCTGCGTGAAACGATCATGTACTGCGGAACGATGGCGCTGAACGGTATGGTGAGCATGGGCTTCGCCGGTGACTGGGCTACGCATAACATTGAGCATGCCGTCTCAGCAGTATATGATATACCGCATGGCGGAGGATTGGCGATTCTTTTCCCGCAGTGGATGAAGTACAATCTCAGTACGAATCCTGCCCGCTTCCGCCAGCTTGCGGTGAACGTATTCGGAATTGATCCTTCCGGCAAAACGGATGAAGAAGCAGGACTGGAGGGAATTGAAGCCCTGCGCAGCTTCTGGGATTCCATCGGCGCTCCGAAGACGCTCGGTGATTATAACATCGATGACAGCGAAATCGGCAGCATGGCCGATAAAGCCGTGCGGTTCGGGCCTTTCGGCAACTTCCGCAAGCTGCAGCGCGAGGATGTTGTGGAAATTTACAAAATGGCGCTATAAGAGCTGGAGACTTTTTTCGGCCAATAGCGGCTCATAATATCAAGGCAAGCCGTTCCGTAAAAGGAGCGGCTTGTTTTTTTTGGCCATGAAAATTTCAGGATTCCATCTTGCCAAAAGATCCAATAATGAGATATTAATCCAACTTTGTGAAACCAAGGACATGGTTTGAGCGTTTATACTAGTATGACAGTCCGTATCTACAAGACGGGAGGGGGATGTTGATGCAAACGCTGTATTTGGGCTGTTTGACGCTGGGCGTAATTTTTGCGTTGGTCAGTGTGCTGGTGGGGGATCTGATCGGGGGTACTTTGCACGGGATTTTTGATTTCGTCTCGTTTGATTTCCTGAATCCTGCGGTGCTGACAGGAGCAGTTACGGTATTCGGAGGAGCAGGAATCCTGCTTACGCGCTACAGCGGGCTGGAAGATGGTGCTGTTCTTGCCTTGGCATTGCTGATAGCGGCGTTTATGGCGGTGGTCCTGTATCTCGCAGTGATCAAGCCGATGGATAAAAGCGAGATGTCCACGGGCTTCTCTATGAATGATCTGCCCGGTAAGATAGGTGAAATCACGGTCCCGGTTCCGGCGGCAGGCTATGGGGAGATCATGGTGAAGTTTGGCGCGGGCAACAGTCTGCACACGGCGGCGAGCTTCGAACACCAGCCCCTTCCTGCCGGGATTAAGGTAGTTGTTGTGGAGGTCCGTGAAGGCGTTGCACTTGTATCAGAATTTGAAGAGAGAAAAGGAGCGGATATGTAATGTACGATATTATTCCTGATTATTTGTTAATTCCTGCAGTAGTTGTTGCTGTACTGTTTGTACTGGGGATCGCTTTCTGGGCCCGTTATAAGACAGTAGGCCCTGATGAAGGGATGATTGTCACCGGTTCGTTTCTTGGCAGGAATCATATCTCCGATGATGGCTCCGGCCGCAAAATCAAAATTGTCCGCGGGGGAGGCGCCTTTATCCTCCCGGTGTTCCAGAAGGCCGAATTTATGTCGCTGCTCTCCCATAAGCTTGATGTGACAACCCCGGAAGTATACACCGAGCAAGGAGTTCCCGTTATTGCCGACGGCGTGGCGATCATTAAGGTGGGCAGCTCCACTGAGGATGTGGCAACAGCTGCTGAGCAGTTCATGGGGAAACCGATCGATGCGCTGAAAAGTGAAGCCCAGGAGGTGCTTGAGGGTCATCTGCGGGCTATTCTCGGTTCAATGACCGTAGAAGAGGTGTACCGGAACCGGGACCGATTTGCCCAGGAGGTGCAGGGCGTGGCTGCGCGTGATCTGAAGAAAATGGGGCTGCAGATCGTCTCGTTCACAATTAAGGATGTGCGCGACAAGCACGGTTACCTTGAAGCACTCGGGAAGCCGCGGATTGCCGCTGTGAAGCGGGATGCGGAAATCGCTGAAGCGGAAGCACTGCGGGATGCGCGGATCCAGAAGGCGAATGCGGAGGAGCAGGGGCAAAAAGCTGAGCTGCTGCGTGATACGAACATCGCCGAAGCGTCGAAGGACAATCAGCTAAAGGTCGCTGCGTTTAAGCGTGATCAGGATACGGCCAAGGCGGAGGCCGACCAGGCCTACCATATCCAGGAGGCGCGTGCTAAGCAGACAGTGGTAGAGGAGCAGATGAAAGTTGAGCTGGTCCGCAAGGAGCGCGAAATCGATCTGCAGGCTAAGGAAATCCAGGTCCGCGAGAAGCAGTATGATGCGGAAGTGAAAAAAAAGGCGGAAGCCGACCGCTATGCGGTAGAGCAGGCGGCGGAAGCCGACAAGGCCAAACGGATGCGCGAGGCGGATGCCCTGCAGTACAGTATCGAGAAGCAGGCACAGGCGACTTCCGAGCAGAAGCGGCTTGAGGGTCAGGCGGTGGCCGATGCAGAGCTGGCCAAAGGTAAAGCGGAAGCCGAGGTTATCCGGCTGCGCGGTCTTGCCGAAGCAGAGGCTAAGGAAAAGCTGGCTGAAGCCTTCCAGAAGTTTGGCGAAGCTGCTGTCCTCGACATCATCGTCAAGATGCTGCCTGACTTGGCCGGTCGGATTGCCGAGCCGCTGGCTTCCATCGACAAGCTTACAGTAGTGGATACCGGCAACGGTGAAGGTGCAGCCCGGGTCAGCAATTATGTGACCCAGCTGATGTCCACCGCCCCGGAAATGCTGAAGAGCGTCTCCGGCATTGATGTAGAGGCACTGATCAAAGGACTCACCAAGAAATCCGTGCCGGCGCCTGCAGGCAGCATCATCCATGCTGTGCCGCAGCCGCAAAGTCCGGCTGAGAGCAAGGAGTTAAACGAATAGCTGAACCCATGAATTTCTGCTAAAGGCGGAGCCAGACTTCTCCAGCTGAGGCTCCTTATGAATCAGCACGTCTCCTGCAATAGCAGACGTGCTGATTCTTCTGTATTTAGGCACTGGCTGCTAATTTTGAGAGTAGTATCAGATCGATCGGCTATTCTCCGTAATTTCCGCATTCGTCTGCTTCGCATCAGCGGGCTTAATCTGATTCCGGCTGCGGCCATCAGTCTGGCGTTGAACCTGCTGATTCTATTGTCCGGAGAGACCTGGGGTGCGGCGGAAGCCTTTGCTTTCTGCGGAACGATTCTCGGGTTGTCACTGTTCTTCTCTGTGCATCATTTGTTTATGTACTATATCTTCCAGCCCTACAGTACAGAACTGAACGTGAAGAATCCGTTTTTCAGCATCATCAACAGCATCATCATGGCGGTAGGGATCATTTGTATGCAGTTCCAGAGTACACCAGCGTATTTCGCCGTGACTGTACTCCTGACAGCAGCAGCCTATATGGTGATTGCCCTTTTCCTGGTCTACAAATATTCAGGAAGAACCTTCCGTGTAAAATGACTGCTACCCCGGTACTCTTCTAATAACCGATTCTTGATGTTATGATGGTAGCTCAAGTATAATCTACACATGCTGCTATGATAGACAGGCTGCTCGAAGAAACAGGTATTCAGAAGTAAAAGAGGTGTCAGAAGTGGGCAGCATAACAGTGGCCAAGGTACTCAATAACAATGTAATTATTGCCCAGCACCCCCAATATGCCGAGGTTGTCGTGATTGGCAAGGGAATCGGGTTTAACCGTAAAAGCCGTGACAAAATCAATCTGTCCTCCGTGGAAAAGATGTTTATTCTACGCAACCAGCAGGAGCAGGAACAGTATAAGCAGCTGGTCCCCCAGGTAGACGAGAAGCTCATTGAGGTTGTGCAGGAAATCGTACTGCATATTATTCAGAGCAGCAGTCAGCCGCTCAATGAACACATCCATATTGCACTTACAGATCATATTTCATTTGCCATTCGCCGTAATGAGCAGAATATCGCAATTCACAATCCTTTTCTGTATGAGACCAAAGAAATTTATCCGGAAGAATACAGACTGGCAGAGTATGCGATAGGAAGGATTAACGAGATCATGGCGGTAACTTTGCCGGTCGATGAGATTGGTTTCGTTGCCCTGCATATTGTCAGTGCGCTCAGCAACCGGGATATCTCGGAGGTGAAGCAGCATTCGCTGCTGATCGGAGATTTAGTGAACCTGGTGGAAGATAATTTGAATTACCGTGTTCCGCGTGATTCGCTGGATTATTCTAGGCTGGTCACCCATCTGCGTTTCGTGCTGGAAAGGCTGCGCCGCGGTGAAACGGTGCGGGAAACCTCCTCCCTGGACGGACTGATGAAGCGTGAGTATCCGGAAATGTACATGCTGGCCTGGAAGCTGACCAAAGTCATTGAACAACGGGTCCGTATTCCCGTATATCCGGCAGAAGTAAGCTATCTGACGATTCATTTGCAGCGCCTGGCTCAGAAGAAAGAGGATGAGGCGGATATGGAGCAAGAGCGGTAAACACTGAGGCCACAAAAGCTTTTTTTGGGGTTAATGTATAAAAATGATTTTATTCAAAATCATGCTTGCAACTTTGAATTATCGATGCTACAATGATCCCTGTTATCCATGAACAGAATACCAACGTGTAACTGATACGATCAGGCATGAGTGATTTACAGTATTTATGGTTGTAATCCCCTAAGTCGGGGTAATCTAACTTTAGTGTTAGAAGGCAACCTGTATGCTGTATTGCTCATGCCTTTTTTGGCGTTTTGTTTGGGAAGAAACTTTGATTAAGGAAGTGACCTCAATGTTCAAAAAGTTGTTTGGCGTTTTGCAGAGAGTCGGTAAGGCTCTGATGCTTCCTGTAGCAATTCTGCCTGCGGCAGGTCTGCTGCTCGGAATCGGCAACATGCTGGTTAACCCTGACTTCCTTCAATATGTTCCGGCATTGGAAAACGATGTGGTTCAAGCCATTGCCAATGTGTTGATGAACTCAGGACAAATTGTCTTTAGTAACCTGTCACTCCTGTTTGCAGTCGGGGTAGCCATCGGGCTTGCCGGCGGTGAAGGGGTAGCCGGACTTGCAGCGATTATTGGTTTCCTGGTTATGAACGTGACCATGGGTACCGTGCTTGGAATCAATGAATGGGTGCTGAGCAAGCAGGACTTTGCTTATGCCAGCGTCTTGGGGATTCCAACCCTGCAGACCGGTGTGTTCGGCGGTATCCTCGTCGGGATACTCGCAGCGTCTATGTACAAACGGTTCTTCCGTATTGAGCTGCCGTCGTACTTAGGCTTCTTTGCAGGAAAACGTTTTGTGCCGATTATGACGGCTGTAACCTCATTGATCCTCGGTCTTGCACTGACGATCATCTGGCCGCCAATCCAGCATGGCCTGAACTATGTGTCGCAGAGTATGATCAACACGAATCTGACGCTTTCGGCCTTCATTTTCGGGGTCATTGAGCGTTCATTGATTCCTTTCGGTCTGCATCACATTTTCTACTCGCCATTCTGGTATGAATTTGGAAGCTACATCGATAAAGCCGGCAACCTGGTCCGCGGGGACCAGCGGATCTTCATGCAGCAGCTGCGCGACGGTGTAGAATTCACAGCGGGTACCTTCACTACCGGTAAATATCCGTTCATGATGTTCGGTCTGCCGGCAGCAGCACTGGCGATTTACCATGAAGCCAGACCCGAGCACAAAAAGGTTGTCGGAAGCTTGATGGTATCTGCAGCGCTCACTTCCTTCCTGACAGGGATTACTGAGCCGCTGGAATTCTCATTCCTGTTTGTTGCACCGCTGTTGTTTGCAGTACATGCGATTTTTGCCGGATTGTCCTTTATGACCATGCACATTCTGAATGTGAAGATCGGGATGACCTTCTCCGGCGGTTTCATCGACTATGTATTGTTCGGTATTATTCCGAACCGTACAGCTTGGTGGCTGGTTATTCCGGTAGGTCTGGTGATTGCTGTAATTTACTACTTCGGATTCCGCTTCGTTATCCGCAAGTTCAATCTCAAAACTCCGGGCCGTGAAGATCCGACTGATGATACAGAAGAAACGGATGGCGCAGCCGTCTCCACAACCGGTGACGATCTGCCGCGCAACATTCTTGCTGCGCTAGGCGGCAAAGAGAACATCACGCATCTGGATGCCTGCATCACCCGTCTCCGGGTTGAGGTTAAGGATAAAGCGGGTGTCGATAAGAACCGTCTGAAGAAACTTGGCGCTTCCGGGGTGCTTGAAGTCGGAAACAACGTTCAGGCGATTTTCGGAACTCGTTCCGATACCATTAAATCGCAGATTCAGGATGTTATGAACGGCAGAACACCTGCGCCTGCCCCTGCTGCTCCGCAGCCTGAGCTTGAAAAAGCAGCAGGTGAACAAGGAACAGCGATCATTCCAGAGGACATTGTATCTCCGGTTAACGGCGAGCTGCTTGATATTACGCAGGTTCCTGACGCTGTCTTCTCGCAAAAAATGACAGGTGACGGCTTTGCCTTCCTGTCCAATGACGGCAAAATTGCTTCGCCGGTATACGGTAAAGTATTCAATGTATTCCCAAGTAAGCATGCAATCGGCATTATGTCCGACGGCGGCAAGGAAGTACTTGTACACATTGGCGTAAATACAGTGAAGCTGAAGGGTCAAGGATTTACGGTTCTTGTCGAAGAAGGCGATCTGGTAGCAGCCGGACAGCCGATTATGGAAGTGGATCTGGAGTATGTGAAAGCCAATGCGCCTTCCGTTATTTCACCGGTCATCTTCTCCAATCTGCCGGAAGGTTCTACAGTTACCCTGAAAAAGCCGGGCAAGGTTGTTATCGGCGACAAGGATATCATCACGATTCAGTAAAATGTGCAATGGCGCAGCGCATCCATTATAATCTAGTGGAGGCGCTGCCCTCACTTATAAACATATGCGATTAACAACAATACCAAAAAATGAACAGAAAGCGAGTTGGATTATTATGCAAAAAACTTTCAAAATTGTTGACGAAGATGGAATTCATGCACGTCCAGCAACTGCCCTGGTAAATACAGCTACTAAATTTAAAGGTACAGAAGCCTTTGCAGAAGCAAAAGGTAAAAAAGTAACTCTGAAATCCATTCTCGGTGTATTGTCCCTGGGTCTTGAAGCAGGTGACACCCTCAGCCTGATCACTGAAGGCAGCGAGGAAGCCGAAGCACTTAGCGCATTGCAAGATGTGATGATCAAAGAAGGGCTGGGAGAGATTCATGAGTAAAATTTCAGGAATCGCGGCTTCAGC encodes:
- a CDS encoding UDP-glucose--hexose-1-phosphate uridylyltransferase, with the protein product MPNVNHAAPAGQQALYAIEQLVLFASHHQLIQPADVDYSRNELLDQFGFSEPYALEFNEAPLTSPQAPLDVLIDYGFETGIIPENTDTYRDLLDAKIMGLLMARPSEVNAEFYRLTAEQGITAATDRFYKLSIDSNYIRMDRVAKNVYWLQDSPYGDIEMTINLSKPEKSPKEIAMARLLPPPVYPKCQLCRENVGYAGRVNHPPRQNLRIIPMELNNEKWFFQYSPYVYYNEHCIVFHHDHVPMKLTKDTLKRLLSFVESFPHYFIGSNADLPIVGGSILTHDHFQGGRHTFPIQKAPKEDSFTHASYPGVSLSIVKWPMSVLRLHGEDPTVLLECGNALYEAWQGYSDREADVLAFSDVEGVQTPHNTVTPIVRRAEDGGFEMDLVLRNNRTSEEYPEGIFHPHREMHHIKKENIGLIEVMGLAILPGRLKEELDAVAGILAGDQALQRAVKNEEGHALALHASWIDELVERFGTGLDREEAVKVVQNEVGIKFTHILEHAGVYKRTPEGQAAFRRFVQSFGAV
- the galE gene encoding UDP-glucose 4-epimerase GalE yields the protein MAILVTGGAGYIGSHTVAELLDRGEEVVVIDNLLTGHREALLGGKLYEGDLRDKELLAKLFSENKIEAVIHFAASSLVGESMKDPVKYYDNNVYGTQCLLEAMQHAGVDKIVFSSTAATYGEPEKVPIEESDRTEPANVYGETKLTMERMMAWFDKVLGIKYVALRYFNAAGAHSSGKIGEDHRPESHLVPLVLQTALGQRESIAVFGDDYPTEDGTCVRDYIHVSDLADAHIRAVTYLRSGSASNIFNLGNGLGFSVKQVIEAAKKVTGRDIPVVVQERRAGDPAVLVASSAKARSVLGWNPQRADIEDIIQSAWNWHSANPQGYGE
- a CDS encoding AraC family transcriptional regulator — encoded protein: MEHTYSVGSNPVYYDKQNLHVLFAGESQTLPVHQAGPKIYDYYLLHFIESGFGHFTTEHRKYALGPGDCFLIHPGQLVSYVSDQQQPWCYRWAAFTGADADELVLQAGFSPQQPVLTTAEGTVIPGAVTGMMQSFYANKESAHLTSLGYLYLIIGEAAERHLSSSRLAGAESQVKRTVKQMIHYMASQYAHPVSIEQMCGSLGYNRAYLSRIFKQETGLSPVTYLLKLRIEKSRQLLRERPELSVEQVAASVGLTDALYFSRQFKRFCSQSPTSYRLATARHGEK
- a CDS encoding iron-containing alcohol dehydrogenase, which encodes MRKFDFYNPTKLIFGQGTLQALQTEVPKYGKNVLLMYGGGSIKRSGLYDNVLAELKAIGAVVTELAGVEPNPRLSTVHKGVELCREHNIELILAVGGGSVLDCAKAVAVGAKYEGDMWDFVERKAAPQGALPLGTVLTMAATGSEMNNGSVITNEVTKEKMGWGSVHAYPAFSILDPENTFSLPRDQTVYGMVDIMSHTLEHYFHTDGNTPLQDGFCETLLRTVIETAPKLIEDLNNYELRETIMYCGTMALNGMVSMGFAGDWATHNIEHAVSAVYDIPHGGGLAILFPQWMKYNLSTNPARFRQLAVNVFGIDPSGKTDEEAGLEGIEALRSFWDSIGAPKTLGDYNIDDSEIGSMADKAVRFGPFGNFRKLQREDVVEIYKMAL
- a CDS encoding galactokinase; this encodes MSIQELNSKFIEKYGESTEEARVFYAPGRVNLIGEHLDYNGGYVFPAALDFGTTLIVRPRTDGKVRFASTNFPYEATIDYSEIGKAKTGEWVDYPVGVLVELAKKDLPLTGGYDLLFHGDIPNGSGLSSSASIEVVTGYAFLSLLGGDTDTVEIALLSQRAENQYVGVNSGIMDQFAVANGKRDHAILLMCDTLEYSLVPFATGAYKLVIGNTNKKRGLVDSKYNERRSQCDEALAILKQEVPSLSYLAELKPEQFELHQDKIADETVRRRARHVVEENQRVLDSVEVLKNNDLKQFGLFMNDSHISLRDLYEVSCEELDVMVEEAQRIPGTLGSRMTGAGFGGCTVSLVHEDDVERFIREVGEAYTARTGLTGEFYVCGIGNGVEELEGVK
- a CDS encoding flotillin family protein; translated protein: MYDIIPDYLLIPAVVVAVLFVLGIAFWARYKTVGPDEGMIVTGSFLGRNHISDDGSGRKIKIVRGGGAFILPVFQKAEFMSLLSHKLDVTTPEVYTEQGVPVIADGVAIIKVGSSTEDVATAAEQFMGKPIDALKSEAQEVLEGHLRAILGSMTVEEVYRNRDRFAQEVQGVAARDLKKMGLQIVSFTIKDVRDKHGYLEALGKPRIAAVKRDAEIAEAEALRDARIQKANAEEQGQKAELLRDTNIAEASKDNQLKVAAFKRDQDTAKAEADQAYHIQEARAKQTVVEEQMKVELVRKEREIDLQAKEIQVREKQYDAEVKKKAEADRYAVEQAAEADKAKRMREADALQYSIEKQAQATSEQKRLEGQAVADAELAKGKAEAEVIRLRGLAEAEAKEKLAEAFQKFGEAAVLDIIVKMLPDLAGRIAEPLASIDKLTVVDTGNGEGAARVSNYVTQLMSTAPEMLKSVSGIDVEALIKGLTKKSVPAPAGSIIHAVPQPQSPAESKELNE
- a CDS encoding protease; the encoded protein is MQTLYLGCLTLGVIFALVSVLVGDLIGGTLHGIFDFVSFDFLNPAVLTGAVTVFGGAGILLTRYSGLEDGAVLALALLIAAFMAVVLYLAVIKPMDKSEMSTGFSMNDLPGKIGEITVPVPAAGYGEIMVKFGAGNSLHTAASFEHQPLPAGIKVVVVEVREGVALVSEFEERKGADM